The following nucleotide sequence is from Candidatus Nezhaarchaeales archaeon.
CGTTCCGTTTCGGAACTTATGGTTGGTATTGAAACCCTTCTTGAAGGGGTTATACGCCGCTTAAAGGTTGATCGTTGCCATTTACTCGTTAGGGATTACTTATCGGCCGTTACAATTAAGAGGTGGAAGGCTTTCACCGTAAATAAGCCCGATGAGGTGGATAGCGAAGTACTACTGGTTAATGGTAGGATGCTCATAGATGAAGGCGCGGTTAATCAACTACGCTCGTTAGTAAGGAAGGATACGCTTTACCTTCAAGATGGAGCTTTAGCCTTCGGCTACTTAAGCCCTAACTTGGCTAAGGAGGTTTTAAGCTCGGTTAAAGCGCCCTTAGACCTTAACGGGCTTTTAAAGCATGCCGGTGGGAGGGTTGAGCTAAGAAGGGTTGAAGGGTTTAAACTTCTAAACTATCCGTGGGAGCTTATTGAGGCCTGCCGTAAAATGATAATCGAGGGTTGCCGTAGGATCGGGGTGTTAAAGGAGGGTGAGCTCAGCGATAAAGTAATGGTTTACGGAGGCGTTGAAAATGTGTTACTAGCTAAGGGGGTTGAGGTGGAGGCGTTTGTAACGCTTGATGCTAGGGGTGGACCGATATTCATAGATGAGGGGGCGATTATACAGTCCGGTTCAAGGATATCTGGCCCGGCTTACGTGGGTAAGCATTCGATCGTAAGGTCGGCTATTATCGGGGGCGGTACAAGCATCGGCCCCGTATGTAGGGTGGGTGGTGAGGTTGAAGAAACCATTATTCAAGGGTATAGTAATAAGCAGCATTTAGGCTTCCTAGGCCACTCCTACATGGGTGAATGGGTTAACATAGGCGCTGGTACTACTAACTCTGACTTAAAAAATACCTATGGAACTATTAAGGTTAAGGTTGAAGGTAGAAGGATTGACACCGGTAGGATTAAGGTCGGCTGCTTCATCGGAGATTACGTTAAAACATCGATCGGCACCTACATATACACAGGTATACGCGTAGGTGTTTGTTCACACCTACACGGCTTCATCTTAAACGACGTACCGTCCTTCACCATATGGGGTTTAGACGGTAAACCCGTAGAACTCGATTTAGAGTCCGCCATAAGGACGCAGAAAAGGGTTTTTGAACGTAGAAACGTTACTCAAACAGAGGAGGACGTAGCGCTTCTAAAATACCTCTTTGAAGCCACTAAGGAGGAGAGGGTGGACGTAGTTAAGGGAAGGCTTAAAGTCGATAAGACCACTTCGACGGTTAAAGAACCTTAGAAGCTTTAAACCTTATTCTTATTTGAAGGCTTAAATAGCCGTCTCATAGTTAGATGTAATACCGTTAGCAGTATAGGGCCGAGGTCAATGGGCCGCGTTAAAATCGATGGATGCTAGGTTGAAAGGTTTACTTGCCATCACAAAAGATCAAGCCGCTAGTATTTTGAGGAAACCTCTAATGGGAAAGGAGGCTTGGTAGTTTAGTCCTTCTACCATAGCAACTAGCCTCTTGCGTGTAAATTGATTTTACCTTCTTCCAATAATCCTCGTCCGAGTACACTAAGCTACTGGATCATTCGCCGTTCATTTAGTGGAAAGTAGAGCCTCATAAGAGAGGCAGTAAAGCCTTTAAGCTGTCTAAAGGGCATTGAGAAAAGGTAGCGTACAACGGCCAAGAACTCCACATACCTATTCGTAATCTTAAAGGGCCTACCGAGCTTACCATTATTCGTATGCTCATAATCATAGCAATCGAGAAAATCAAGACTTAAGAGAAGCTCGCCACGCTTAATAAGCCTCTCATCAACAACCCTCCAACTCATAAATTAAAATAGAGTAAAAGAAGCTTAAAGAATTAAACCACAAAGCTTTATTGAGTCGAAATCAAACCGCGACTTTACTCATCCAGAGCCAGAAACGAAGAACCTTCGGTTTTTCCAGTCGTATATCGATCCGAGTTTGTAGCAGTACTTAATGAATTTTTACCCGGCAACTTAAGGTATTTAAGCCTCCTCCATGGAGTGTTTCATGTTTAGCGTTAGGAGGTTTTTAAACTTTTAAATGATGTAACATGAGTCTAAAAGGCCTTCCATAGCGATCGATAACGCTTATTCTGCTTTACGGCTTCCTTAGGGATGTTGACCCTTAACGTACTCGTAGGCGCTTAACGCGGCGATTGCTCCTTGTCCGCAGGCAACTATAAGCTGGTTGCTTATCCCTGTTATGTCGCCGCATGCAAATAGCCCTGGGATGTTGGTCTTCATGTGGTGATCGACTTCAACGTAGCCTTCACTATTTAACTTAACGCCTAAGCCTGTAAGGAGTGTTTTATCCACCTCTTGGCCTATGGCTACGAATACTCCGTTTACCGTTAACAACTCCTCCTTACCGTTCTCCTCGTTCTTTAACCTTAAGCCGTTAACGAGTTTATCTCCTAAGATTTCGATGACGGTATAGGGGGTCTTAAAGTTAATGGCAGCCTTCTCGGCCTTATTAACCAGTACTTCATCGGCTTTAAACGTCCTCCCCCGATGGATAAGGTAGACGGTTGGACATAGCTCCTTTAGGTATAAGGCGTAGGTGAAAGCAGTATTCCCCCCTCCAACGACGGCTACGGTTTTACCCTTAAATAGGGGCCCATCGCAGGTTGCACAGTAGCTTATACCTCTACCGATGAATTCTTCCTCGCCTTTAACGTTAAGCTTCCTATAGTTTGTCCCTATGGCTAGTATTACTGCCTTAGCTTCGATAAAGCCGCCCGAAGCTAGTTTCACCTTGAAAAGTTCTCCAAGCTTCCTAATCTCCGTTACTTCATCCATTACCATTTTAACGTTTAGGGCTTTACAGTGTTCTTCGAAGCGTTGGGCAAGCGTTAACCCTGATACGCCCATAAGCCCTGGGTAATTTTCAATTATTGGCGCGTTAACTATTTGGCCTCCGATACTAGCCTTCTCTATTAAAACCACGTCGAGGTTCTTCCTAGCTAGGTATATGGCGGCGGTAATACCGGCTCCACCACCTCCTACTATGGCTACCTCATACATCGAGCTATAACCCCGCGTAAAACCGCCTCTAACCCTTACTACCTTAACCTCTTATACATGTATGGCGAGTTAGGGTACTTCCTATATCCAAAAGCCCTATAGTAGGGTTTCGCTCCGATCCCGCTTGTAACTAGTAGTAGGCGTAGGTCGTATTCCTCTTTAGCTATTCTTTCAACCTCGTTTAAAAGGCGTGCTCCAAAACCTTTATGCTGCCATCCTTCAACGGTTCTAACGCCGACTGGTATTTGCGGCCCGCATACCTTAAGCTCCCTTAGTAAGGCAGCCTTCCTTCCAACCTCGGGTCTATGGGCTAGTTGACTTGGTATTCTAAGCCTAGCGAAGCCTATTAGGAGGTCTTGGATTACGTCCTCAAAGGATACGAATACTTCGATCCCCATGCTAGCTTCGTATTTTTCGACTAGTAGCTTTACGTTTTCAGGTTTAGCGGTTATACCCCTCTTAAGCATGGCTATACCTACTTCACGGCACCTTATACACCTACACTTAAGGCCTCGGCGTTTAAGCTCCTCGAGTACGAGCTCCCTAAGGTTGCTCTTCCTAACTCCAGCGCTTATTAACTGGGCCGGTACATCCCTTTGAACCCGCATAACCCTTATCCACTTAGGAATTAGGGGTTTAACGCGGCAAAGTAAATCTATAACCTCATCGACCTCTAGCGCCTTATACTCGGCTTTCTTCCAGAGCTCGTAGAGCTCGGAACCAGGTAGTACTAGGGTTGGGTATATTTTTAAGCCGTCGGGCCTGAAGTCGGGGTCTTCAAACACGGTTTTAAAGGCCTCAAAATCTAGCTCCGGGGTGCTACCGGGTAAACCGGGCATTAAGTGGTATGTTACCTTTAACCCAGCATCTTTAAGGATGCGGGTGGCTATTATCGAGTCCTTTACGGTATGTCCACGTTTAACGCCCTTAAGTATATCGTCGTAAACGGTTTGAACACCTAATTCAACCTTGGTTGCTCCAAGCTTCAACATGAAGTCAACGTGCTGCTCCTTAGCCCAATCAGGCCTAGTTTCAAAGGTCATACCTACGCAGCGGATCTTAGCCTTCTCGTTCCTCTTCTGAGCCTCGCCTAGGTTAATGGTTCCGTTACGTCTAGGCTTAGGAAAACGGTTCATGGCTTCAAGGCACATAGTGATAAACCACTCCTGGTAATCGAGGGGCATTGAGGGGAAGGTTCCCCCCATAATTATTAAATCGACCTTTGAAGGTGTATGGCCAAGCCTAGTATACTGGGTTAACCTTAACCTTACCTGCTCGTAGGGGTCGTAGTCGCACTGCGCAGCCCTCATTAAGGCTGGCTCCTTACCATAATAGCTTTGAGGGGTGAAGGGTGGGCCTCCGAAGCAGTAGAGGCATTTACCGTGCGGGCAGGGCCAAGGCTTAGCCATAACTGCTACGACTGAAACTCCTGAAAGCATTCTTACGGGTTTTTTAAGCGTCGTTAAGGTCTGCAAGCACTTTAACCTCCCCTTTAAGTCTTTATGGCTATAGCCGCTACGTTCTCGGCGAAAAACCTTGCTTTAACCCTATACGCGTACACCCTTTCAACGTTAAACCCGCCAGCCTCTAGAAGCTTACGTAGTTCGTACCGGTTAAATAGGTGGTAAAACCTTACATATTTCTTTCCCTTATAGCTCCAAGGGACGTATACGTCTCCATATTCCGCTACACTACTAAGTAGCTTCTTTAATAGGCTTTTAAGGAGTTTAAAGGTGAACCTCGGTTGCCATCGGCTCCAGGCGCTTATAATGAGTCTTCCACCCTTCTTTAAAACCCTTAAAGACTCCCTTACCGCTTTAACCCTTAAAGCGTTGAAAGGTATGTGGTGGATGGTGGCTAGGTTTAAGGCTCCATCGAAGCACGCCTCCTTAAAGGGTAGGCTACACGCATCAGCAGCTACTACGTGTAGCCTACCCCAAAGCCCTAACCTCCTAGCTTTATCCGCTAGGATCTTATTAAGCTCCACGGCGAAATCTACACCTACAACTTCAAATCCTTTCTCGGCTAGGGGGATGGCGTGACGTCCGTTACCGGATCCTACGTCGATTATTGAAGCGTTTAAACCTAAGCCTTCAGTTACTGAAAAGCATAAGTCCCAGGGCCTTCGCCTAACCTGGTTAAAGGAGGGGGCGATAGCGTTAAAGGCCTCCATTACCTGCCTCCTTAACCTATCGGCTAAGGCTTCGATACTCGGTTTCAAGTTTTTCTCCGAGCATTTTGCTTCGAACAACTTAATAAAGCCAGACCCTTTAACCTAGCGACTTGCCCCGCGTGAGCTTATTAAGGTAGAAGAGCTGAAGAACGTCTAGCCGTGGTGATGTGTTTCTTCGCGTAATTGCTAAATGGTTTCACGGATGGCTTGAGTAAGGCTAAATAAGTGGGTTTATTAACCTTTTAATGAGCCTAATGGTTAGGTTAACGCCCCTTCGAAGGGAGATCGCCGTTAGAATGCTTGGTGAGATCGCGTTCTCTAGCGATATAGGTGGGGCTTTAAGGCTTTGGCGTGAACGCTTCTTAACCTCTAAGGTCGACCTTGCGCGTCACTTAAAGCTTTCACCATCGGTTATAAGCGACTATGAGAGCGGTAGACGGAGATCGCCGGGTGTTAAGGTGCTTAAACGCTTTGTACTGGCGTTAATGGAGATCGATGAGAAACGTGGTGAACGCGTACTTAAGGATTTAGCCTACTTACTGGTAGGCTCGGAGCCGCTTCGATCCGCTATTCTCGATGCGCGTAACTTTACGGAGGCTCCATCAGTTTTTGAATTCTGTAAGTTTATTAAGGCTAGGATCTTCACCTGTGAAGACCTATGGGGTGATGATGTTACTGGCTACGTAGTGCTTCATAGCTCTAAGCTCCTACTGGAAACACCGGCCTACGACTACGTGAAGCTTCAAAGCCTAATAGCCGGTAAGGCTGTGGTGTTTGCTGATGCACCTTCAAGCCAACCGTTAATGGTATCTGTTAAGCTTATGCAGGCTAAGCCAGCCGTAGTAGTCCTTCACGGTTTACGGAGTATTGATAAGACTTCGAGAGCGATAGCTAACTCTGAGCAAATACCGTTAGCTACGGTAAGGGGTTTTTCAACGGTGGATTTAATTAAGGCGTTAAGAAGCTTTAAACCGGGTGAACAACTTTTTACGTCGGCTAAGTGAAAGCTTATATATGGAGGTACACCATCAACTGATGGGTTGAAATGAAGGAGGAAATCCTTAGGGAGAAGGTTGAACATTTAAATTTAGAGCTTGATGAGGATGTAGGTAAGCTTGTTGAGGCCTTCCATAAAACCTCCTTTCAGAGTAGGAATATTGCACGTTGCTACGACGTCTACGCCGCTATGCTAAACGATCCGAGTAGGGTTACCATATTTTTAGGCTTAGCGGGAGCTATGGTTCCAGCCGGTATGAGGAAGGTTATAAGGGATATGGTGGAATACGGGATGGTGGACGTACTAGTTTCAACCGGCGCTAACCTTTATCACGATATCTGCGAGGCTTACGGGGTTCACCACTACCTAGGATCCCCGAACGTTGACGACGCCTTCTTAAGAAGGATCAGGGTGGATAGGGTTTACGATACCTTCACCGACGATGAGGGCTTAGAGCGCGTAGATAACAT
It contains:
- a CDS encoding putative sugar nucleotidyl transferase, with the translated sequence RSVSELMVGIETLLEGVIRRLKVDRCHLLVRDYLSAVTIKRWKAFTVNKPDEVDSEVLLVNGRMLIDEGAVNQLRSLVRKDTLYLQDGALAFGYLSPNLAKEVLSSVKAPLDLNGLLKHAGGRVELRRVEGFKLLNYPWELIEACRKMIIEGCRRIGVLKEGELSDKVMVYGGVENVLLAKGVEVEAFVTLDARGGPIFIDEGAIIQSGSRISGPAYVGKHSIVRSAIIGGGTSIGPVCRVGGEVEETIIQGYSNKQHLGFLGHSYMGEWVNIGAGTTNSDLKNTYGTIKVKVEGRRIDTGRIKVGCFIGDYVKTSIGTYIYTGIRVGVCSHLHGFILNDVPSFTIWGLDGKPVELDLESAIRTQKRVFERRNVTQTEEDVALLKYLFEATKEERVDVVKGRLKVDKTTSTVKEP
- a CDS encoding transposase, with the translated sequence MSWRVVDERLIKRGELLLSLDFLDCYDYEHTNNGKLGRPFKITNRYVEFLAVVRYLFSMPFRQLKGFTASLMRLYFPLNERRMIQ
- a CDS encoding FAD-dependent oxidoreductase, with product MYEVAIVGGGGAGITAAIYLARKNLDVVLIEKASIGGQIVNAPIIENYPGLMGVSGLTLAQRFEEHCKALNVKMVMDEVTEIRKLGELFKVKLASGGFIEAKAVILAIGTNYRKLNVKGEEEFIGRGISYCATCDGPLFKGKTVAVVGGGNTAFTYALYLKELCPTVYLIHRGRTFKADEVLVNKAEKAAINFKTPYTVIEILGDKLVNGLRLKNEENGKEELLTVNGVFVAIGQEVDKTLLTGLGVKLNSEGYVEVDHHMKTNIPGLFACGDITGISNQLIVACGQGAIAALSAYEYVKGQHP
- a CDS encoding tRNA uridine(34) 5-carboxymethylaminomethyl modification radical SAM/GNAT enzyme Elp3 is translated as MQTLTTLKKPVRMLSGVSVVAVMAKPWPCPHGKCLYCFGGPPFTPQSYYGKEPALMRAAQCDYDPYEQVRLRLTQYTRLGHTPSKVDLIIMGGTFPSMPLDYQEWFITMCLEAMNRFPKPRRNGTINLGEAQKRNEKAKIRCVGMTFETRPDWAKEQHVDFMLKLGATKVELGVQTVYDDILKGVKRGHTVKDSIIATRILKDAGLKVTYHLMPGLPGSTPELDFEAFKTVFEDPDFRPDGLKIYPTLVLPGSELYELWKKAEYKALEVDEVIDLLCRVKPLIPKWIRVMRVQRDVPAQLISAGVRKSNLRELVLEELKRRGLKCRCIRCREVGIAMLKRGITAKPENVKLLVEKYEASMGIEVFVSFEDVIQDLLIGFARLRIPSQLAHRPEVGRKAALLRELKVCGPQIPVGVRTVEGWQHKGFGARLLNEVERIAKEEYDLRLLLVTSGIGAKPYYRAFGYRKYPNSPYMYKRLR
- a CDS encoding class I SAM-dependent methyltransferase; protein product: MFEAKCSEKNLKPSIEALADRLRRQVMEAFNAIAPSFNQVRRRPWDLCFSVTEGLGLNASIIDVGSGNGRHAIPLAEKGFEVVGVDFAVELNKILADKARRLGLWGRLHVVAADACSLPFKEACFDGALNLATIHHIPFNALRVKAVRESLRVLKKGGRLIISAWSRWQPRFTFKLLKSLLKKLLSSVAEYGDVYVPWSYKGKKYVRFYHLFNRYELRKLLEAGGFNVERVYAYRVKARFFAENVAAIAIKT
- a CDS encoding helix-turn-helix domain-containing protein; the encoded protein is MSLMVRLTPLRREIAVRMLGEIAFSSDIGGALRLWRERFLTSKVDLARHLKLSPSVISDYESGRRRSPGVKVLKRFVLALMEIDEKRGERVLKDLAYLLVGSEPLRSAILDARNFTEAPSVFEFCKFIKARIFTCEDLWGDDVTGYVVLHSSKLLLETPAYDYVKLQSLIAGKAVVFADAPSSQPLMVSVKLMQAKPAVVVLHGLRSIDKTSRAIANSEQIPLATVRGFSTVDLIKALRSFKPGEQLFTSAK